The Methanoregula sp. UBA64 genome contains the following window.
CATCGGCAGCAAGATGACTGCCGGGACCGTGACCGTGAACGGCAATGCCGATATGTATGTCGGCGGCTGGATGAAAGGCGGCAAGATCCACATCACCGGCAACGTTGACTCCTTCTGTGGTATCGCCATGGAAGGCGGAGAGATCCTTGTCGACGGCAGGGCCCAGAACCATGTCGGCTGCGCATACCGCGGCGACTGGAGGGGCATGAGGGGCGGCACGATCCGTATTCGGGGCGATGCCGGCAACGATATCGGGACCTTCATGCTCGGCGGGACCATCATCATCGAGGGCAACGCCTTTATCCACGTCTCCACCCACGCAGAGGGCGGCACCGTTATCATCAAGGGCAATGTCGAAGGACGTGTCGGCGGCCAGATGGTCAAGGGCACGATCTATGTCTTTGGCGAGATCAAGTTCATGATGCCCGGCTTCAAGAAAGTCGACAGCATCGAGCTCGAAGTAGACGGCACGAAAGCGAACTTCGACCACTACATCGGGGATCTCGGGGAACGCCACCCCAAGAGCAAGGGCAAGCTCGTCTTTGCCGACCTCTATGTCAAGGCATAACCCGCACACATTTTTCCCGGTATTCCGGGACGGGCCGGCAGTATCTGTACCTGCGGTCCGTTCCGGGACAATCCCGGATCCTTTTTACGGAGCAGAACCATGACCGATATCGGCACTGAATTTATCAGGGGCACAAAGTATCCGGACTTCTCGACCGTGGACCTTGTCCTGCGCAAACCCGAACCTCCAAGCGAACTCCCGGTTCCCGAGGGGGCCACGGTCATCCCGCTCCCGGATCCAAAAAAGATCAAGGTACCCAAAAAGGCTGCTGCCGATATCATAAAAACCTGGGAACCGACCGCGTTTTTAGCCCGGTCCTCTGTTACGCTCGACGAGCTCTCCGCCCTTCTCTGGTATACGCAGGGGTTCCGTATGAGGGTCAACGAAACGCTCGTATTAAAGAATGTACCCTCCAGCGGCTCGCGGTTCCCGCTCGAAACCTACTTTGTTGCCGGGGAAGTAGAGGGGCTCGAATCCGGGCTGTACCGGTATATCCCGAGCACCCACAGCATCATTGCCCTCAAAGTCGATTCCGGGCTGCCCCTTGAAATGGCAACGGCCAGCATGAATTTCAAGATCGTTACCCGGGCTGCGGTCACCTTTATCTGGGTCGCGGTCCCGTACCGCTCGGTCTGGGCCCTCGGGAAACGCGGGTACCGGAGCGCTTTCTTCGAGGCCGGCCATACCTGCCAGGAGCTGATCATGATCGGCAGCTGTTTCGGGTACGATGTCCAGCCCATCGATACCTTCCATGATGATATGGTAGCCCAGATTACCGGCATCGACCCGGACACCCAGTGGGCGCTCTACCTGGCCGCGGTCGGTCAGCGCCAGCGCGAGATAGAATAAAAAATGTTATTGCTTTTATTTTAACGTACCCGGTGTTATAAGCGAATTCTTTATTGAGGATTACCGGGATAGGGTACCTGACAGATTTCCCCCCGGATAACACCGGGCCGTGCCGGTACAAAAGGTGGTTTGGGATGTAGTTCCCGCCAGGGCAGTCTTTTTGCGGTGATGGAGCCATGGTGAAACGCTATCTCTCGTTATGTTCGTTCGATGAAGCCCTGCGCCAGCTCCGCACATCGTTTCCCTCCCCGGGTCGGACCGAGACCGTGCATGTGGCCGCGGCGCTCGGCCGTGCCGTTGCCGCCCCGCTCTATGCCCGGTACTCGGTGCCCGAAGTCAACCTTGCCGCAATGGACGGCATTGCGGTAAAGAGCCGGGACACGTTCGGCGCCTCCGACCAGAACCCGGTCACCCTCCGCGATTATGCCCGGGTCAATACCGGCAATGTCATCCCGGACTCATTCGATGCCGTCATCATGATCGAGGACACCTGGGAGGATGGCGACGCCTTCCAGATCCGGAAAGCCGCCGCACCCTGGCAGCATGTGCGCCCGGCCGGGGAGGATATCCGGGAGGGCAGGCTCGTCCTCCCCCGGGGCCACGTGATACGGGCGTTCGATATCGGGGCGCTCGCAACCTACGGGATCGACCGGCTTGACGTGACCACGGCAAATGTCGGGATCATCCCCACGGGAAGCGAACTTGTCCCGCTGGGCGAGCGGCCCCGGCCCGGCCAGGTCGTGGAGAGCAACACGGTCATGGCGCAGGTCCTTTTAGGGTCCATGGGCGCCCACTGCACCCGCCTTCCCATAGTAAAAGACGAACCGGAGCTGGTGAAGAACGCCCTTGTACAGGCTGCCAGTGCAAACGATCTCGTGATAATCTCCGCCGGTTCCTCGGCAGGAACCCGGGATTATACGGCCGGCGCGATCGCGGCCGCGGGCGAGCTGCTCTTCCACGGTGTCGCGGTCAAGCCGGGAAAGCCCATGATGCTCGGGAAGATCGGCAGTACCCCGGTGATCGGCCTGCCGGGCTATCCTTTGGCTGCCCAGACCGTGCTCCGCGAGTTTGCCGTCCCCCTTCTTGAAACCTGGGGACTTGCCCCGGTCCCGAAATACCCGGTAAAAGCCCGGCTCGCCACCCCGCTCGCCTCCGATCTCGGCTTTGACGAGTTCGTGCCGGTCTCGGTCGGGAGGATCGGCGACCGGTACTGGGGCATGCCCCGGTCGCGGGGCGCGGTCGTGCAGATGGCAAGCGTCCGGTCAAACGGCTATACCCACATCCCCGCCTCAATAGAAGGATACGAGGCCGGCCACGAGCTCGAAGTCTTTCTGACCACCGACCCGGCAAATATCGAGCGGACGCTGATCTTCTCCGGCGCCATCGACCCGATCCTCGAAGAACTGGGAAACATTGCCCACGACCAGGGGCTCTTCATCCACACGGGAAGCGCCGGTAACACCGGGGCCATCCTCTCGCTCGAACGCAATGCCTGCCACGCAGCACCGATGAGCCTGCCGGCGTTTTCGCTCATAAAAGAGTGCCGGTTTATCCGTCCCGGCCTTGCCAGCCTCGATCTCGTCTTTGTCAATGTTGCATCGCAGGAGCAGGGGATTGCCTCGGTAAAAGAGGTCTCGTTAGACCATCTCGATGCTCTCTGCTGGATCAATGCGCGGAAGGATTCGCCGGCCCGGATCCTCTTTGATTCCCTGCTCTCGTCCCGCAATATCCCCCCATCCAGGATCCGGGGCTACGGGAACGAAGCTGCCACGCCCGGCGCGGTTGCAGCGGCCATCAAAGCGGGGCAGGCGGATGCCGGGATCTGTTCTAAAGCCCTTGCCGCCTCCCACAATCTCCGGTTCTACCCGGTGGCAAAAGAGCACTACGAGCTCGTGATGCGCCGGGAGATGCTTGCCGATCCCCGCATGGTCACCCTTATCTCCCTGATAAAAAGCCCTGAGTTTACGGCCCATCTCGAACGCTCGGGCGCTTATGATACGAGTCTTACCGGCCAGATCCGGGACGCATCCGCGAAAACGATCGAGATTGCCGGCGCCCGCCCCGTGACACCGTAGCCGCCAGCTCCGGTACCACCGCTGGCATTTTATAGTGCGCCTGCGGACAGTTCCACAACGGTCCACCGGACCACACGTAGTAATAACGGGAGTTTTTACCATGGACATGCTCATCAACGGTGCCGCCGCTCAGGCAGCTGAAAATTCCTGGATCGATGTCACCAATCCGGCAACCGGCGAAGTGATCGACCGGGTCCCGGACGGATCCCGGGAAGAGATAAACGCTGCCGTGGAAGCCGCGGATGCAGCGTTTGCGGGCTGGTCGGAGACCACGATGCGGGAACGGGGGCTCCTCCTGTACCGTGCCGCCGGCCTGATCCGGCGGGACTATAAGGATCTCGGCCGGCTCCTCACGAACGAGCAGGGAAAACCGCTCCGCGAAGCAACCGACGAGGTCCGGGGCTGCGCCAATATCCTTGAATATTATGCTGCAATTGCCGGCCAGCCCGCGGGTGAATCGGTCTCCTTAGGGAAAGCCGGGGACTGTCTTGTCAACCGGGTCCCGCTTGGAGTCTGTGGGGCGATCATCCCGTGGAACATGCCGGTGATCATCATGGGCTGGAAGGTGGGTCCTGCGCTTCTTGCAGGAAACACGCTTGTCCTCAAACCGGCGTCTGCCACGCCGCTCACGAACCTGAAGATCGCGGCACTCCTCCAGGAGGCGGGCCTGCCCGCAGGAGTACTCAACGTAGTTACCGGCCCGGGGGAGACCGCCGGCGCTGCGCTTGCCGGCCACACATTGGTAAAAAAGCTCTCCTTTACCGGCAACTACGTCACCGGAAAGAAGATCCGCGAACTGGCAGGCAGCCATCTCTCCTCGCTCACGCTCGAACTGGGAGGTTCCGACCCGATGATCGTCATGGCCGATGCTGATATCGACAAGGCGGTCGAAGGGGCGGTCCGGGGCCGGTTTTATAATGCCGGCCAGATCTGCACCGCGGTAAAACGGCTCTTCCTCCACGAGAAGATCGCCGGGGAGTTCATGCAAAAACTCACTGTAAAACTGGAGGGCATGAAGGTAGGAAACGGCCTCCTGCCGCATATCGACATGGGCCCGCTCAACAGCAGCGAGCAGCTCGCAAGAACGGTATCTGCTGTCGAGACCACGAAAGAACGGGAGGAAGGAACCGTCCGTTCGGGCGGGTGCAGGCTTGCCGGCCCCGGGTTCGATACCGGGTTCTTCTATTCCCCGACCCTCATTGCGGACGTTGCACCGGATGCCGCGATCCTGCAAGACGAGGTTTTCGGCCCGGTTCTTCCGGTCGTGACCGTTCCCGACCTTGCCTCCGCGATCCGGGAAGCGAACCGGTCGAAGTACGGTCTCGGGGCTTCGGTCTGGACTAAAGATCTCGGTACGGTCAAACAGGTGTACCGCGATATCCATGCGGGAATTGTCTGGGTCAACCGCCACCTTACGGTGCCGCCCGAGGTCCCGTTCGGGGGAACGGAAGAGAGCGGGGTCGGGCGCGAAAACGGGTACAAAGCCCTTGACAGTTACACCCAGTCAAAGACGCTCTACCTGGGCTGGTAGGTCTGCCGGCCCGTCCCGCACATTTTTTTAAGCCTGCCGGTCTTTTTGGCCGGACAAAAGATCCGGCAATTTTTTTTTTAGCGCGAAAAAAGGTTGTCAGTTGACCAGCCGATTATCGGATAATTATCCGATAATCGGATGTACAACTTACTATAATTTTTCAGCTTCGACGTGAATTTTTCGGCAGTCCCGGATTTTTCTATAAAATTTCCGGATCGCCCGGGCCGGCAAAAATTTTTCGGGCCAAAAAAGATCCGGGTTTTTTCTTTTCGCAAAAGAAAAAACCGGATCGGAACCGTAAGAAAAATTCCTGGATGAATCTCCAGTACTGCATTGCTCCTGCACGTGGAGCCTTCGCTTTTTCCGGGAGAATCTGTGAAAAGAAGAAGGTTTGTAAAAAGGGATTCTGGCAGGCAGGGCCTAGTCTTTCTTAAACAACGCTACTGCCAGTACGAGACCGGCTATGCCGATGACTGCCGGCAGGGAAGCCTTCTGCGTGGTTGCCGGGACCGTTGTCTGCGCCGGCTGGGCGGTAGTCACCGGTGCCATTGAGACCGTCTGGTTCGCGGTAACTGTCGCTGCCGTTGTAGTCGCGGGAGTAGTTATTACGGGCAGCCCGCAGGTGTCCCCGCTGCCGGCGCAAACTACATTGAACGTGGTCGATGCCGTTGCGGCCTGCTTCACGCCCGAGACCTTCACGATATACTCATCCGGGGTAAACGTGGAGGTATCGACATCGAACGACCAGGTGTTCTTTCCCCCGCTGCCGGCAACGACCTTGACCATGCCGCTCGCCCCGGAGAATCCGGAGGGCTGGTTCTTCGTGGTGGGCTGGTAGGAAGACGAGACGATCTCTACCTGGAGATTATCGCCCGGGGCAAGGCTCGTAGTCCCGTTGATGGTGAAGACATCACCGGTGTGCTTGTCGCCGATCGGGGCGATGACAACGGTCGGGTTGCTCACAAAGAACGAGACCGTGGCGAACGTGTCGTCGATATTCTGGTTTGCCACTGCCTGGATGAGTGCCGCAGCGGCATTCGTGCTCTGGAGGCTGCTGCTGCCGGTCATCTTAAAGAGCGTCTGGCCGGAGATCTGGTTTTTGACCGAGCCGGTGGCCGAATCGTAGGTAACATCGAACTGCCCGTTCATCATCGGGTGCTGGACAAGGACAAAGTACTGGCCCGTGGCAAGGTTTGCAGTGTCGGCTTTTGAAAGCTCGTACTCATAGGAATTATCCGAATTGACCTGCACGTTGGAGATCTTGACAAAATTGTACCCGATAAACCAGATCTGGAGGCCGGCCTGCGGGTGGCCGGTGGCGATGCCCCGGATATAGACCGGGTCGCCCTGCGAGATCGTGGTTGTTGTCGCAGAACTCCCCGGGGTAAGGGTGACCGCGGATACTGCGGGGACTGCGGCCAGAAAACCGATAAGCAGGAGGCAGAGCAGGGGGACGGTATGTCCCGTATGGGAAAGGCGAACCATGAAATTACACCTGGTATACAGGCATTTTTGCGTGCCCGCTAGAAAAGCATGCGGGTAAACCGGCTTTTGCCGGGTGTTCATCCACGGGGCCGGCAAAAAAGTTACCGGGGAAGCGGGTTGAACACGTTCTCGTAGATCATGTCGCTGCCGGTGTTTGCGAGCCGGGCACGTTCTGCCCGTTCTTCCACGAACGCATGGGGCGGGAGTTCCCGGTCAACTCCCGGCACATACCCGAACATCTTCTCAAGCTCCACATGCTGGGCATGCATAAAAAGGCTGTTTGGGATCTCCATGGGGCAGACATCCTCGCACTGCCCGCAGTTCACGCAGGAGTCCGCAATGTGGGCGAAACGGATGAGGTGGAACATGAAACTGACCGGAAGCTCGCCCGGCGGGACATAGACCGGGTTTTTCGTACTGCAGTCCACACAGTAGCAGATCGGGCACTGGCTGATGCACTGGTAGCACTTGATGCACCGCGAGGTCTCTTTCATGATAACCTGTAAACGGTCCCTTCCCTCGCCAAGACCCTCGAAGTCGCGCCTGCGCCACATCTGGCCAAGCCTGAGCATCGCATCCTCGATTTTCGCCCGGATCCCGATCCCTTTCGGGTCCGGGGCTTCGGTGGCAAGGATGCCGGTTTTTACCGCCCCGTCGAGAAGAGCTGCACCTTTTTCGGAACAGACTTCTACAAAGGTTGCTTTTCCTGCACGGGAACCGATAACACCCCAGTTTCCGCAGGCGAGATCGGCCTGGCGCGGGATCTTCATCGTACAGCGGCGGCAGTTTGGCCTGCGGCCGAATCCGGCCTCTTCGAGTTCGTCCACGGAGATGCCCTTGTGGCCCCCCGTATACCCGATGATGAACTGGCCCTTATCGATCTCTTCCCTGTACACTGTGTTCGGGTCAATCCCGTACTTTTCGGCGATCATGGTGCGGGCGGTCACCGGGTTAACCGATCCCCCGCAGTTGACGCCGATCATGATAATCCGGTCAAGGTCGAGCTGCCTGCGCTTGGCCAGCTCATAGAATGCCATTGCATCGCAGCCCTTGACCGTGACGCCGATCCTTGTGTGCTTTGAACCCCCCAGGTACTTTTTTATGAGTTTTGGCAGGAGGAGCGTACCGCAGTGGAGCGAGCCGGCAGTCTTTGCAAGATCGTCCGGGTCGGTGATGATGACCGGTTTTGCATCGTAGAGGTCCACGCCTTTGGTGACCGCAAGTACTGCATCGACCGTCTTTGACGCGAGCGCATATTTCCAGAGCGCCGTGACAGCTCCGCCGAGCTCGGCCTTCTCCCGGATTCCGGCGTCCGTGGTCCATGCATAGAGCAGGTCGCCTTTCTTTGTCACACTTCAGGCCTCCCGGATCTTCTCGACTGCAACCGCACAGTGCTTGAGCTCCGGCATCTTCGAGAGCGGGTCAAGGGCGGTGTTCGTCAGGTTGTTGGCACCCTCATTAAAGTGCATGGCCATGTACAGCACTTTTGGGGCAACCTCATCGGTAACGCGGGCTTTTGTAATGGTCTCGCCACGGCGGCTCTTCACCCGGATCTTCTCGCCGTTTTTGATGCCCAGCTCCTTTGCATCCTGCGGATTGATCTGGATATATGATTCAGGCACTTCGTAGTGCAGGACCTCGCAGCGGCCGGTCTGGGTCCGGGTGTGGTAGTGGAAGATGACACGGCCGGTCATGAGGGTGAACGGGTAGTCCCTGTCGGCCACTTCTGCCGGCGGGCGGTACTCGATCCCAAAAAAGTTCCCGAGACCGTCGGCACAGGCAAACTTCTCGCAGTGGAGGATGGGGGTTCCCGGGTGTTCCTCGGTCGGGCAGGGCCAGTGGACGGATTCCGGTTTTTCCATCTTTTCGTACGTCACGCCGCGCATGCTCGGGGTGCATGCCCGCATGTCGTCCCAGACGTCTTTACCGGTCTTCCAGTCAAATCCTGCAAGACCCATCTTCTTTGCCAGTTCGGTAAAGATCAGGTAGTCGATCTTTGCTTCACCCGGGGCTTCGACCGCCTTTCTGACGCGGTTGACCCGCCGTTCGCCGCTGGTGAACGTACCGTCTTTCTCGGCAAAACACGCGCCGGGCAGGACAACATCGGCATACTCGCAGGTCTCGGTCCAGAAGATATCCTGCACCACCAGGAAGTCGAGCCTGTCAAGGGACGCCCTGACATGGTTTGAGTCTGGATATGAGACCGCCGGGTTGAGGCCGAGGATATACATTGCCCTGATCGGATCGCCGCACTGGTCGATCTGCTCGGTCAGGGTCACGCCGTACCAGTCGGGCAGGCTCCCTGCGGGCATTCCCCAGGATTTTTCCATGCCTGCCCGGATATCGGCGGCTTCGCATTTCTGGTAGCCGGAGTATACATTCGGGTACGCGCCCATGTCGCAGGCACCCTGCACATTGTTCTGGCCGCGGAGCGGGTTGACACCGGTGCCCGGGCGGCCGATGTTACCCGTGAGCATCGCGAGGTTGCCCATGGAACGGACATTGTCGGTGCCGGTGGTCAGCTCGGTGATGCCGAGGCAGTAGATGATGACTGCACTCTTCGCGTTTGCATACTCGCGGGCAAACTCCCGGACCTTCCCGGTCGGGACGCCGGTAATGCTCTCTGCATCGGCGTATCTTTCCACGGTCTTTTTGAGATCTTCGAAGCCTTTCGTCCGATTCCTGATAAATTCCCGGTCCTCAAGGCCCTCTTTGATGATCCAGTACATTATGGAGTTTGCAAGGGCAATGTGGGTGGATGGAGTAAGACGGATCCACTCATCGGCAAGCCGGGCGGTCGGGCTGTACCGCGGGTCGAGGACAATGACCCGGGCTCCTTTCTTTTGTGCCTGGACAATGCGCCGTGCAGCAAGCGCGTGTGCCTCGACTGCGTTTGAGCCCCACAGGAGGATGAGATCGGAGTTGAGGACATCATCGAACGGGTTGGTGGCCGCACCGGACCCGAAACAGAGCGAGAGGCCGGCAACCGATGGCCCGTGGCAGATCCGGGCGCAGTTGTCGATGTTGTTGGTCTTAAACGCGACCCGAGCCCACTTCTGCATTGCATAGCAGTCTTCATTGACCGTACGGCAGGAGACCTGGAAGCCGAGAGCTTTTGGGCCGAACGCGTCGGAAGTCTCCACGAACTTCTTTACTATCAGGTCAAGCGCTTCGTCCCAGCTGGCCTTCTCGAATGTATCTCCTTTCCGGATCAGGGGTGTTGTCAGCCGGTCGGGGCTGTGTACCGGTTCCCAGCAGGTGGCGCCCTTGGGGCAGAGTTTTCCCTCGTTTACCGGGCTGCGCTTATACGGTTCGACACCTACGCATTTCCCATTCCGGACAACCAGGTTAAGCCCACAGCCCACACCGCAGTACGGGCATGTGGTTGCCACGTATTCTAAGTCTGTCTTTGCATCACGCATGCATGTTCACCGGATTTACCCCCGCGTTCAATCCTCCCGGGCTCATGCCATTACCGGAAACAGAGGATACCTGAAATGTTTTATTGACCTGCCGGGGGTTATAAAATGGTTATACCCCTTATTGGCAGCAAAGGATTTGTAATGATATCTTCCATAAAAAAAAATCCGGGAAAATTTCCCGGGAAGCACGCTCATATCCGTTTTCTCACTTATGCCGCCCCAACGAGAGATCCTGCTTACCGGCACTGAGGTATGGCCGGGAAAAACCCTGCCGGCAGGTGGATCCACAGGTTCGTGCAGATCGCGGACTGACCGTACCCCTGGGGATTACCCCTTCCCATAACCATTTGTTGGGGAAACGGGAAAACCTACTATCAGGATTATCATGACCGATACTACCTATGGTGCAAAACTCCAGAAAGACGGGAAGACCTATGCGATCCAGACCCGGATCCCGGCCGGTGCGGTCACTCCTGAAATCCTGGAAACCTTTGCCCGGGTTGCCCGGACCTACCATATTCCGCTTGTCAAGATCACCTCCGGCCAGCGGTTCCTGCTCGTGGGGGTAAAAGAAGAGGATATCCCGGCGGTCCGCCGGGAACTCGGGGATCTGGGCTCGGCATCGATCACCCCGGGCGTCCGCTATGTCCAGTCCTGCCCGGGCAGTGCGTTCTGCAAGAACGGGTTGCAGGACTCGCTCGGGCTCGCAAAAAAGATCTCCGATGAGTATGCAGGCCAGGAGTTCCCGGCAAAGATTAAGATCGGGATTTCGGGATGTCCCCGGTGCTGCGGTGAGAGCAAGGTCCGGGATATCGGGCTCATGGGCTCGGCAAAAGGCTGGACGGTCTTTTTTGGCGGGCACAGTGCCTTCCACGTCCGCGAGGGAGACGAGGTTGCGTCGGGCCTTTCTTCAGAAAAGGCACAGGCGCTCGTGAGCCGGCTGCTCGCCTATGTCCGGGCACATGCAAAGCCCAAAGAGCGGACCGCCCGGTTTATCGAACGCGTCGGCACCGGCTGGTTTAAGGAGATCTGATCCGGACCCCTGCCGATTTTTGTTTTTGTCGTTCTGTCCCGTCAGCATCTGGTTACAAACCAACATGTTTATTTCCGGGACGCCAACCGGTG
Protein-coding sequences here:
- a CDS encoding formylmethanofuran dehydrogenase subunit C is translated as MATVTLTPTKTPELMLEANSITPDAFAGKNAEQIAKLECREGKTYVTIGDFFTVAGNAGATAAETDIVIAGDCTRVKYIGSKMTAGTVTVNGNADMYVGGWMKGGKIHITGNVDSFCGIAMEGGEILVDGRAQNHVGCAYRGDWRGMRGGTIRIRGDAGNDIGTFMLGGTIIIEGNAFIHVSTHAEGGTVIIKGNVEGRVGGQMVKGTIYVFGEIKFMMPGFKKVDSIELEVDGTKANFDHYIGDLGERHPKSKGKLVFADLYVKA
- a CDS encoding SagB/ThcOx family dehydrogenase is translated as MTDIGTEFIRGTKYPDFSTVDLVLRKPEPPSELPVPEGATVIPLPDPKKIKVPKKAAADIIKTWEPTAFLARSSVTLDELSALLWYTQGFRMRVNETLVLKNVPSSGSRFPLETYFVAGEVEGLESGLYRYIPSTHSIIALKVDSGLPLEMATASMNFKIVTRAAVTFIWVAVPYRSVWALGKRGYRSAFFEAGHTCQELIMIGSCFGYDVQPIDTFHDDMVAQITGIDPDTQWALYLAAVGQRQREIE
- a CDS encoding molybdopterin biosynthesis protein, whose translation is MVKRYLSLCSFDEALRQLRTSFPSPGRTETVHVAAALGRAVAAPLYARYSVPEVNLAAMDGIAVKSRDTFGASDQNPVTLRDYARVNTGNVIPDSFDAVIMIEDTWEDGDAFQIRKAAAPWQHVRPAGEDIREGRLVLPRGHVIRAFDIGALATYGIDRLDVTTANVGIIPTGSELVPLGERPRPGQVVESNTVMAQVLLGSMGAHCTRLPIVKDEPELVKNALVQAASANDLVIISAGSSAGTRDYTAGAIAAAGELLFHGVAVKPGKPMMLGKIGSTPVIGLPGYPLAAQTVLREFAVPLLETWGLAPVPKYPVKARLATPLASDLGFDEFVPVSVGRIGDRYWGMPRSRGAVVQMASVRSNGYTHIPASIEGYEAGHELEVFLTTDPANIERTLIFSGAIDPILEELGNIAHDQGLFIHTGSAGNTGAILSLERNACHAAPMSLPAFSLIKECRFIRPGLASLDLVFVNVASQEQGIASVKEVSLDHLDALCWINARKDSPARILFDSLLSSRNIPPSRIRGYGNEAATPGAVAAAIKAGQADAGICSKALAASHNLRFYPVAKEHYELVMRREMLADPRMVTLISLIKSPEFTAHLERSGAYDTSLTGQIRDASAKTIEIAGARPVTP
- a CDS encoding aldehyde dehydrogenase family protein, which encodes MDMLINGAAAQAAENSWIDVTNPATGEVIDRVPDGSREEINAAVEAADAAFAGWSETTMRERGLLLYRAAGLIRRDYKDLGRLLTNEQGKPLREATDEVRGCANILEYYAAIAGQPAGESVSLGKAGDCLVNRVPLGVCGAIIPWNMPVIIMGWKVGPALLAGNTLVLKPASATPLTNLKIAALLQEAGLPAGVLNVVTGPGETAGAALAGHTLVKKLSFTGNYVTGKKIRELAGSHLSSLTLELGGSDPMIVMADADIDKAVEGAVRGRFYNAGQICTAVKRLFLHEKIAGEFMQKLTVKLEGMKVGNGLLPHIDMGPLNSSEQLARTVSAVETTKEREEGTVRSGGCRLAGPGFDTGFFYSPTLIADVAPDAAILQDEVFGPVLPVVTVPDLASAIREANRSKYGLGASVWTKDLGTVKQVYRDIHAGIVWVNRHLTVPPEVPFGGTEESGVGRENGYKALDSYTQSKTLYLGW
- a CDS encoding Coenzyme F420 hydrogenase/dehydrogenase, beta subunit C-terminal domain, whose protein sequence is MTKKGDLLYAWTTDAGIREKAELGGAVTALWKYALASKTVDAVLAVTKGVDLYDAKPVIITDPDDLAKTAGSLHCGTLLLPKLIKKYLGGSKHTRIGVTVKGCDAMAFYELAKRRQLDLDRIIMIGVNCGGSVNPVTARTMIAEKYGIDPNTVYREEIDKGQFIIGYTGGHKGISVDELEEAGFGRRPNCRRCTMKIPRQADLACGNWGVIGSRAGKATFVEVCSEKGAALLDGAVKTGILATEAPDPKGIGIRAKIEDAMLRLGQMWRRRDFEGLGEGRDRLQVIMKETSRCIKCYQCISQCPICYCVDCSTKNPVYVPPGELPVSFMFHLIRFAHIADSCVNCGQCEDVCPMEIPNSLFMHAQHVELEKMFGYVPGVDRELPPHAFVEERAERARLANTGSDMIYENVFNPLPR
- the fdhF gene encoding formate dehydrogenase subunit alpha; the encoded protein is MRDAKTDLEYVATTCPYCGVGCGLNLVVRNGKCVGVEPYKRSPVNEGKLCPKGATCWEPVHSPDRLTTPLIRKGDTFEKASWDEALDLIVKKFVETSDAFGPKALGFQVSCRTVNEDCYAMQKWARVAFKTNNIDNCARICHGPSVAGLSLCFGSGAATNPFDDVLNSDLILLWGSNAVEAHALAARRIVQAQKKGARVIVLDPRYSPTARLADEWIRLTPSTHIALANSIMYWIIKEGLEDREFIRNRTKGFEDLKKTVERYADAESITGVPTGKVREFAREYANAKSAVIIYCLGITELTTGTDNVRSMGNLAMLTGNIGRPGTGVNPLRGQNNVQGACDMGAYPNVYSGYQKCEAADIRAGMEKSWGMPAGSLPDWYGVTLTEQIDQCGDPIRAMYILGLNPAVSYPDSNHVRASLDRLDFLVVQDIFWTETCEYADVVLPGACFAEKDGTFTSGERRVNRVRKAVEAPGEAKIDYLIFTELAKKMGLAGFDWKTGKDVWDDMRACTPSMRGVTYEKMEKPESVHWPCPTEEHPGTPILHCEKFACADGLGNFFGIEYRPPAEVADRDYPFTLMTGRVIFHYHTRTQTGRCEVLHYEVPESYIQINPQDAKELGIKNGEKIRVKSRRGETITKARVTDEVAPKVLYMAMHFNEGANNLTNTALDPLSKMPELKHCAVAVEKIREA
- a CDS encoding NAD(P)/FAD-dependent oxidoreductase; protein product: MTDTTYGAKLQKDGKTYAIQTRIPAGAVTPEILETFARVARTYHIPLVKITSGQRFLLVGVKEEDIPAVRRELGDLGSASITPGVRYVQSCPGSAFCKNGLQDSLGLAKKISDEYAGQEFPAKIKIGISGCPRCCGESKVRDIGLMGSAKGWTVFFGGHSAFHVREGDEVASGLSSEKAQALVSRLLAYVRAHAKPKERTARFIERVGTGWFKEI